A region of the Planctomycetia bacterium genome:
TCTTATGCCAAGACTGCGAGTTGTTGCCCGCGGAATGGAACGTGCCGGCGTATTTCGAATCGAATGTGGTCATAAAAGATCTCGATGATCCGATTTCCCAAGCCCTCATTGCGAATCGCCATCGGTTGTTGCGAGAAGCGTTCGTGATCCACTTCATCGGACCTCGAAAGCCCTGGCGAAACGGGCTCGGGCTCAAATGCCAATGGGATTGGCTGGAACAAGCGAAGTACTCGGGATGGTTTGAATCGGCGTTTGATTACGCTCGATTCAGTTTTCCGATTTGGGTCGACTACACGATTCGCCGAGCCATGCGAAAGATTCGGGAACTATACGGCAAATAGGCGTATCCAGCCCTGCTTAAGATCTTTTCTAAGATCGAAGCAGCACCCCTTAAGGCGGTTGTGAGAACGCTCTTCTAGACTTTGCGCCCGATGATGCAGACGTTGTCGGACATCGCTCTCGGCAGTAAGCGAGACAGGAACGTGGGCCAATGTCGAGCGGTGCCGGGCACGCGGCCGCACTTGGAATAGACAACATGCACCTCGGTCCAACCGCATTCGAGTGCGATTCGTCGCAGGTCTATTTCCAAGAGTGCATTGATATGTGCAGGGTAACTGGAGTCCGTAAACGCGTTGAACTTATTCTTCACAAAGAACGTGAGCTTACTCAAGAAGCTGAGTTGGTTCGGAGTGGTAATCAACATCCAACCGCCGGGCCGGCAGAGCCGCGTCATTTCACGAGCGAACGCGCGAGGGTTCTCTAAATGCTC
Encoded here:
- a CDS encoding class I SAM-dependent methyltransferase; this encodes MPAAETTEQRALRSGGTSADPIYAMAVEVLEGRHPGGGFLLDVGCGHGNLRSYVQDRFERYAGADVVRYPSFSNDAEFYPIDLDNGRIPLADGSVDVVASVETIEHLENPRAFAREMTRLCRPGGWMLITTPNQLSFLSKLTFFVKNKFNAFTDSSYPAHINALLEIDLRRIALECGWTEVHVVYSKCGRVPGTARHWPTFLSRLLPRAMSDNVCIIGRKV